One Dysosmobacter welbionis DNA segment encodes these proteins:
- a CDS encoding manganese catalase family protein — MFIYEKKLQYPVKIKNTNPKLASVIISQYGGPDGELGASLRYLSQRYSMPYAELKGLLTDIGTEELGHLEMIGAIVHQLTRDLTEEQIRTAGFDTYFVDRTAGVYPTAASGFPYSAASMAVKGDLIADLTEDLAAEQKARVTYDNILRLSDDPDVNDVIKFLRAREIVHFQRFGEGLRLAKDKMNEKNLYFVNPSFDK; from the coding sequence ATGTTCATTTATGAGAAGAAGCTCCAGTACCCGGTGAAGATCAAGAACACCAATCCCAAGCTGGCCTCCGTCATCATCTCCCAGTACGGCGGGCCCGACGGTGAGCTGGGCGCGTCCCTGCGCTACCTGAGTCAGCGGTACTCCATGCCCTATGCGGAGCTGAAGGGCCTGCTGACCGACATCGGCACTGAGGAGCTGGGCCATTTGGAGATGATCGGCGCCATCGTCCACCAGCTGACCAGGGACCTCACCGAGGAGCAGATCCGGACCGCGGGCTTTGACACGTATTTTGTGGACCGGACCGCCGGCGTGTACCCCACCGCCGCCTCCGGCTTCCCTTACAGCGCCGCCAGCATGGCGGTGAAGGGCGACCTGATCGCCGACCTGACGGAGGATCTGGCCGCCGAGCAGAAGGCCCGTGTCACCTACGACAACATCCTGCGCCTCTCCGACGATCCGGACGTCAACGACGTCATCAAGTTCCTCCGGGCCCGGGAGATCGTCCACTTCCAGCGCTTCGGCGAGGGACTGCGGCTGGCCAAGGACAAGATGAACGAGAAGAATCTCTACTTTGTGAACCCGTCCTTTGACAAGTGA